A stretch of DNA from Pontiella agarivorans:
AGCAGCTGGATGTCTTTATCGATGCTGATGGTTTCTGTCAGCGTGTACGTGCCATTGCTGACCACAACACGCCCGCCGTGCAGCTCCTGAGCATCGACGGCAGCCTGAATCGTCTGCTTGGCGTTAAACCAGCTGCGGCCATTGTTGTTGTCGTCTCCATCGGTCCGCACATAAAGGGTACTGAAGTCGGCGTCGAATACGGTGATGGTGTTGGTGATTGAATAGCGGTCCTGGTGATTGTTGTTCCAGGCAGTGACGATCAGGTCGTACGTTCCCGGCGTGCTCCAGCTGTGTCCGAACGGAATAACGCCGGAGCCCGTGGCGATGAATCCGTCGCCAAAGTCGATTTGATCCCGCTCAAACGCCCCTTGGAAGTCGACGGTATAGAAGGCGTTGAATCCGGCCGGAATTTCGGTGGGGCCATTCAGCGTAATGGTAACGGCTCCTGTTGGCGGGTCGGCGGGTTCATCGCAGCCGATGGCGGGAGCACTGCGCCAATGTTCGCCATCAATATCGAGGGTATCGCGCAGAATATCGCCCGTGCCGGTGCAGGGGGAACTCAACTTAATGTGCGAAGCGGAGACCAGCTGCGGATTGTTGGTGATGTTGCCGTCCACGCCGTGCTCCAGGTCGGGAGAGCAGGAGGTGGTGATGGTTCCATATGCAATGTTGTCGAACGATTGCAGGGCCTCGTTATACCAGATAATGCAGTGGTCGAGGGTCGAGGAATAGGTGCCGCCGCCATTCACGGCCCGGTTGGCCGTTAAAGTGCAGTGCGTGGCTGATCCTCCATACAGGCCGCCGCCGTACTGATTCGCTTTGTTTCCGTTAAAGACGCAGTTATACGCATCGGTGCCATACGCGCCACCACCGTAGGAGGTGGTGCTGTTTCCAATGAATTGGCAGTCGTAGGCCGTGCCTTCATACATCGCGCCGCCATTCTTTAGATTGGTGTTGTTTTTGAAGACGCAGCGTGTTGCCACACCGCCGGACATGGCACCGCCGCCCGATCCGCCGCCGAGGCCTCGGTTGTTTTCAAAGAGACAGTCGACCGCAATTCCGCTTAGCATGGCACCGGGGCCGTTGCCGGCCGCATTGAACGAGAAGGTGCAGTTCGTTGCCGTGCCGCGCCACATGATGCTGCCGCTGTTTCCGGTGTTTCCTGTAATCAGACAGGCTTCGACCACGGGGTCGTGTGAGGAACTGTAAATTGTTCCTCCGCTGGTGCCTTCGGGTTCGTAATGGCCGCCATTGCGAATGGTGAAGCCTTTGATGCGGCAGTGCTGGTTGCCCAAGTGGAAAATGCGGTGGTAGGCATCGCCTTGGATGATGGTCTGCTCGGCTCCGTTGAGGCTTTCAATGCGGATGTTTTTATTCACGTTGATTTGTTCGGTAACTGAATAGGTACCGTTGGAAACCAGCACGAGGCCGCCAACATAGTCCTGCGCATCCACGCCGGCCTGAATGGTTTTCCTGGCGGTCGCCCAGCTGAGGCCGTCGTTGGAGTCATCGCCGTCGGCATCGGAGACATAGATGGTTTTGGTTTCGTCCTTGCGAACATAGATGGTGTTGGTGATGGAGGTGGAATACCCGCTCTTGCCGGTCAGGACCACGTGATAGTTTCCGTAGGCCCAGGTGTGGGATTGGGTAAGGCTGGTTGAGTTGGTGAGGGCGCTACCGTCTCCGAAATCCAGAATGGTTTGGGTGACCGGACCTTCCACGTAGGCATCAAAGAAAATTTCCTGCCCTGCGGTAATGAACTGAGGCAGATTGTTGTGTGCATGAATTAATCCTTCTGAGGTCACTTCATCACATCCGATGGATGGGGGGGTTGCCCAGGCCGCACCCTCAATATCCGTCAGCGCGGCATAGGCGGCGTCTCCTGCTCCGACGCAGGGAGAGGCTGCGGCAAGGTGGAAGAGTGAAACCAGCTGCGGATTGTTGGTGATGCTGCCGTTGGTCGTGCTGTCCGGCGTACAGCAGGAATAGATTTGGGTCCCGTAAACGTTCGGGCTGTTATCGCTGGCGGTGTTGTTCCAAAGGATGGAATTATAGGCCCTGCCATAAGTCATGCCGCCGCCAATGTTCGCTGTGTTTTCGGTGATGGTGCAGTGGGTTGCGGTGACCTGATAGAGGCCGCCACCATAATTGGAGGAGTGGTTCCCGGAAATGGCGCAGCCTACTGCGCTGCCCGAAATCATTCCGCCGCCGCTTCCGCTGGCCGTGTTGGCCAGGATAAGGCTGTTGGTGGCCGTGCTGTTATACAGGCCGCCGCCTTCTCTTGAGGAAACATTATTCTGAAAGGTGCAACCTGTTGCCGTGATTTGATAGCCGCCTCCTCCCTGAGTGGCCTCGTTGTTGAGAAAAGAACAGTCGGTTGCAATGGTGCTGTTGGCACCGCCGCCGTAATACGCGCCGGTATTATTTTGGAAGGTGCATTTCGAAGCACGGCCTTTCACCATGCCGGTGCCGTCGGTCTTTTCAATGATGCAGGAGTTCACCAAGGGCTGTGTGCCGGAGCAGCGAACGGCCGGATCCTTGCCGTTGCGGATTGTGAAGTTATACAGATCGGAGTCGGTATCACCCAGATCAAAGCAGGTATAGAGGCCCTGTCCGTCAAACACAACATCCTCGGGGCCATCCACCCAGAAGCCCTGGATGGAAATGTCGTTTGTCACGACAATCGAAGAGGTCAGTGTGTAGGTTCCTTCCGCGACAAAAATCTGATCCCCGTCCTCCACGTAGGGCAGCACTTGCTGAACCGTGTGTGCCGCCTCGGTCCAGTCGTTGGTATAGGGTGGAATTTGGACCAGACTGTTGACATTGACCCAGTAGGTTTGATTCGCCTGCGCCAGACCCGCAAGAGAAAGAAGCAGAGTTATGACCCAATGCTTAGTGTTTAATATATTCATGTATAATTTCCGCTCTCGGGTTGTTCTTAATCTTGCAATAAAAGAGGGAAAGATTTTTAAGACATCCAAATCCTAAGATACAGGTAAATCCGTACAATAATATACGTCTATATACTAATCCGCATATGCGTATATAGATTCCTGGTTAGGGTTTCCCGCCCAGGCGTCATGGTTTTGCATTGAAGGTTTTGCAAAAAAAAAGTTCCAGCGGTTGGAAAAACTCAACCATTGGAACTTTAGGAGGAGGAAGATAAATCTACTTGGTTTTCACGGCATCGAGTTCAATTTCAAACAGGAGGTCGTGACGGCAGACATCTGCGTGGGAAATCGCTACGGGCAATTCCGGCAGACCATTGGCCAAACAGTATTTTTCGAGCAGATGCGCATCGCCGGCGTCTTTGAAATAAGCGATAGCGCGGGCGGTGTTTTTCCAGTCCATGTCGCGCGATTTCAGGATTTCGTGGACGACGGCCATCGTTAACTCGATCTGCTTTTCGGTATTGCCGAGATGGACGGTTTCGCCGCCGGGTTCAATGCTGGCGGTTCCGGAGATGGTCAGCAGGCGGGAGCCGGGCTGATCGATTTCCACGGCGCGGGCGAAGGATGATTTGTAGTCGAGCGCCGGGCACTGCAGCGGGGAGGGAACGGGGAATACTTTCACATTGTCGTTTTTCGGTTTCACGGCGAGCAGCGCGGCCACCATTTCTTCGCCGGCGGCGGTGCCGGCGCCAATGCCGGTGGAGGCCGGTACCATTTTGTCGAACGTGCCTTTTTCCTTGAAGAAGTTCGTGCGGACCACATTAAATTCGTCGTACCACTCCAGCAGGTTGTTGAGATAGAGCCACGTGCGGGCAATATCGGTAAATTTCATGTCGGCCTGTTTGAGGAGGGTTTCCATTTTTTCAAAAACCGCCTGGGCCTGTTTTTCGCGGCCGAGGCTGAGATCATCAGCTCGAAGATCGCCGAGCAGGCAGTAGCGGGCGTCATCCGTCTCGTACCAGTTGCCGACTTTTCGGTCGCCGTCCATGACGGGGTGAAGGTCGGCCCCGGAGAGGGCGATAAACTGGGTGCCGGTAATGGTGGATCCGGAGCAGGCATCGCCGTGCAGCAGGGTGAGCGGCCAGTCCAGTTTTTCGATGGAGGAAACCGCCTGCGGGTAAAATTTACGCCCGCCGAAGACATATTGAAATGCAATGCGGGCATTGCGTGCCGCCATTTCGGCGGTGACCTGATCGACGACCTCATTAATCGTTTCTTCGGAGGCCTGAGCGGTGATGATGTGTGCCGTAACTCCGCCGTGCGGGAATTCGACAATCTGCAGGCTGTGGTCTGCTGTTACATCTGACTTATCCATTTCCAGAATTCCATTCATGTTGCATTC
This window harbors:
- a CDS encoding right-handed parallel beta-helix repeat-containing protein encodes the protein MNILNTKHWVITLLLSLAGLAQANQTYWVNVNSLVQIPPYTNDWTEAAHTVQQVLPYVEDGDQIFVAEGTYTLTSSIVVTNDISIQGFWVDGPEDVVFDGQGLYTCFDLGDTDSDLYNFTIRNGKDPAVRCSGTQPLVNSCIIEKTDGTGMVKGRASKCTFQNNTGAYYGGGANSTIATDCSFLNNEATQGGGGYQITATGCTFQNNVSSREGGGLYNSTATNSLILANTASGSGGGMISGSAVGCAISGNHSSNYGGGLYQVTATHCTITENTANIGGGMTYGRAYNSILWNNTASDNSPNVYGTQIYSCCTPDSTTNGSITNNPQLVSLFHLAAASPCVGAGDAAYAALTDIEGAAWATPPSIGCDEVTSEGLIHAHNNLPQFITAGQEIFFDAYVEGPVTQTILDFGDGSALTNSTSLTQSHTWAYGNYHVVLTGKSGYSTSITNTIYVRKDETKTIYVSDADGDDSNDGLSWATARKTIQAGVDAQDYVGGLVLVSNGTYSVTEQINVNKNIRIESLNGAEQTIIQGDAYHRIFHLGNQHCRIKGFTIRNGGHYEPEGTSGGTIYSSSHDPVVEACLITGNTGNSGSIMWRGTATNCTFSFNAAGNGPGAMLSGIAVDCLFENNRGLGGGSGGGAMSGGVATRCVFKNNTNLKNGGAMYEGTAYDCQFIGNSTTSYGGGAYGTDAYNCVFNGNKANQYGGGLYGGSATHCTLTANRAVNGGGTYSSTLDHCIIWYNEALQSFDNIAYGTITTSCSPDLEHGVDGNITNNPQLVSASHIKLSSPCTGTGDILRDTLDIDGEHWRSAPAIGCDEPADPPTGAVTITLNGPTEIPAGFNAFYTVDFQGAFERDQIDFGDGFIATGSGVIPFGHSWSTPGTYDLIVTAWNNNHQDRYSITNTITVFDADFSTLYVRTDGDDNNNGRSWFNAKQTIQAAVDAQELHGGRVVVSNGTYTLTETISIDKDIQLLSANGAEHTIIDGGSTNDYTGVGCLDIADNHTTVRDITFRNGRDRNSTKYYSGGGIFCNYSLSPQISNCVFDGNSATKGGALAYGTATDCLFTNNWSWNGSGGGLYMGRANGCEFIGNYARDAGGGMYAGIATDCIFRENRCDSNYGGGMRYGTANRCVFENNTASYGGGLADGNAHDCRFNGNMALNGGGGMRYGTANRCYFYGNRTLRQGGGMLNGTANSCCFTGNKATDYGGAMAYTTANHCTITANHSGTKGGGMFSGKANSCIAWFNTADDEGNDLYSANPDYTCSPDATHGEDGCITNQPALVSASHLAVESPCRDLGDPATAVGTDIDGAVWLNAPPMGCDEPDMALSPDIEIGLIGPTHVLEDVAAPYIASFNGETKQTIIDFADGTRITNALGTIIHTWADPGTYDVVLTGYNLDNQQGTAFTQQVMVASAFTSSLHVDPVTGDDANHGLSWDAPKATIQAAVDAQNVYGGNVFVRGINHITATVNIDKSICVSGAFDSAATVDAGSSNRCFNLGYSECVLEYLTIRSGAASTLGYSNNEGGGIYCANSAPLITSSTIEGCVAYNGAGVYKGTLEHCTLSNNVASSSGGAAYESSLTQSTISSNSAQYGGGIYGGIANECMLSNNTATTVGGGAYYSTVSFSTLTDNTAPSGGGLASCTSDRCDIFFNYATSAHGGGTHKGTAHNCTIHNNAAIQYGGGTYSTTLYNCTVAENGAENGGGVYGSSVYNSIVWSNVAFNAENKADLASASARNSCSPDLTPSTYYGNITNAPLFVAMAPDILIRGGDYYLSNLSPCINAGENSYVSTDIDYNGLYRIRYGTVDMGACEMWLTGDSDGDEMDDAWELENFGGVTNAIASENADTDPHSNYEEYVAGTDPFDSDSYFRITQQELTNDITVLHWDSVYNRAYQVLWTDSLTNSFQPIYPAVHYPEESYTVENTNTAAFYKINVWID